Proteins from one Thermococcus bergensis genomic window:
- a CDS encoding Nre family DNA repair protein has product MMELFNSKLCALCKGRKLLCGRPTCPILERFRVVRTVEQKINRREIFGSSPPSIFVGEYGYPKVRIGPLVPPIEGNTSHLDSPLKWENKTIRDILYYRSLLVMGEMQADINVRKSGRILEEVQELAMSIKPVDSEILLKRKPILKVLPSEFAPPIGPKAELLDFELTENPKIPRKTDYVVGDELKAEQAIMRLYNWGFDEYYIIRLLSAGLLGINRKLVPTRWSITAVQDTIGKKLRKEILHYEPINEFELYFYEFLGNRYAVLLMPETYAFELLEVWLKGSLFGSDEPEVIHDYEDFHGIKGYAEETTGAYYAARLSVLESLRRRRRQARIIVFREVTPKYYAPVGVWQIRVGVKKAMENQVGKFNTLQEAFNELRKLLELKLEKYLEKSWILRMRKQRTLDYYLNYQRTF; this is encoded by the coding sequence CTGATGGAGCTCTTTAACTCAAAGCTGTGTGCTCTGTGCAAAGGAAGGAAACTCCTCTGTGGAAGGCCTACTTGCCCGATTCTCGAACGCTTTAGGGTAGTGAGGACTGTTGAGCAAAAGATAAACCGCAGAGAGATTTTTGGTTCCTCCCCTCCAAGCATATTCGTTGGTGAATACGGCTATCCAAAAGTCCGCATCGGGCCCCTCGTTCCCCCGATAGAGGGGAACACCTCCCATCTCGACAGTCCCCTAAAGTGGGAGAACAAAACAATAAGGGATATCCTTTACTACCGCTCCCTTCTGGTTATGGGGGAAATGCAGGCCGATATTAACGTGAGAAAGAGCGGAAGAATTCTTGAAGAAGTTCAGGAGCTGGCAATGTCGATAAAGCCTGTGGACAGCGAAATCCTTCTCAAGAGAAAGCCGATTTTAAAAGTCCTTCCAAGTGAATTTGCCCCGCCCATAGGGCCAAAGGCAGAACTTCTCGACTTCGAGCTCACAGAGAATCCAAAAATACCGAGGAAAACCGATTACGTTGTGGGGGATGAGCTGAAAGCCGAGCAAGCAATAATGAGACTCTACAACTGGGGCTTTGATGAGTACTACATAATAAGACTCCTCTCTGCAGGACTTTTGGGCATTAACAGAAAGCTCGTTCCAACAAGATGGAGCATCACAGCTGTGCAGGATACAATAGGGAAAAAGCTGAGAAAAGAAATCCTGCATTATGAGCCTATAAACGAATTTGAGCTCTACTTTTACGAATTCCTCGGCAACAGATATGCCGTGCTTTTGATGCCCGAAACTTACGCATTTGAACTTTTGGAGGTCTGGCTCAAAGGCTCTTTGTTTGGAAGTGACGAGCCTGAAGTAATCCACGACTATGAGGACTTTCACGGGATTAAGGGGTACGCTGAAGAGACCACGGGGGCGTATTATGCCGCCCGTTTGAGCGTTCTTGAAAGCCTCAGGAGAAGAAGGAGGCAGGCAAGAATAATAGTGTTCAGAGAAGTAACTCCAAAGTACTACGCTCCCGTAGGTGTGTGGCAGATAAGGGTGGGGGTAAAGAAAGCCATGGAGAATCAGGTAGGAAAATTTAACACACTCCAAGAAGCCTTCAATGAACTCAGAAAACTCCTTGAGCTAAAGCTTGAGAAATATCTAGAAAAAAGCTGGATTCTGAGGATGAGAAAGCAGAGAACACTCGACTATTACCTCAACTATCAAAGGACATTTTAA